The stretch of DNA GGCCGGTTGGATCGGCTCGGTGGCCGGTGGCCCGGCCCCGGTGTGGAAGCTTTCGGCGTTGGGTGGCTTGGCCGGAAGCCTGCTGAGTGACCCCGGGCCGTTAGGTGAGGAACTCGGCTGGCGGGGTTTTGCCTTGCCCCGGATGCTCCGCCGGTGGAAGCCGGCCATCGCTGCGGTGATTCTCGGCGTCATCTGGGGGCTCTGGCACCTCCCGGCCTTCTACGTGTCGACGCTCGGCCAAAGCCAGTTGTCGCTGCCGGTGTTCCTGCTCGGCGCCACCTCGTTGTCGGTGGTGACCTGCTGGCTCTTTCTCAAATCGAAGGGCAGCGTGCTGATCGCGATTCTGGCGCACCTGATGGCCAATCATGCGGGTGACGTGACCGGGGCTTCGTTCAACCAGATGACTTATGGACTGGCCTTGGTCGCCGCCGTCCTGGTGGCGACCAGGCAACTCACGCCAGAACCGGCCGCCGAGCACCAGTCGCCTGGGAATTAGCCCTTCGCGACCACCAACGTGTGGAGCCGCGCCCGGGAGGTGGTCCCGGTTCCCCAGGCCGGGCTCGGGGATGATGGTCGGCGCGGCCTCCTTATCCTGGCTCTTCAGGAATTCGACGGTGATCTTCTGGGTCGCTT from Gemmatimonadota bacterium encodes:
- a CDS encoding CPBP family intramembrane metalloprotease, giving the protein MRARPLLTYFLLAFAITWSAAGMAILAPAWFSRTFGQLDASNPVFFVAVYAPTGLAIGLTALFEGRAGLRALLARLDPRRCHPIWYLVVVGGFLALTGLAGWIGSVAGGPAPVWKLSALGGLAGSLLSDPGPLGEELGWRGFALPRMLRRWKPAIAAVILGVIWGLWHLPAFYVSTLGQSQLSLPVFLLGATSLSVVTCWLFLKSKGSVLIAILAHLMANHAGDVTGASFNQMTYGLALVAAVLVATRQLTPEPAAEHQSPGN